In Zobellia roscoffensis, the following are encoded in one genomic region:
- a CDS encoding LON peptidase substrate-binding domain-containing protein, whose product MKLALLPLQSIFFPGETVPLHIFEDRYKELIRDCRKEAVTFGIPVYINDSMTFGTEVQLVEIVNTYDDGSMDVTCVARQVFRILSFETQMEGKLYPGGEIQFLDSLNDADKSLKKEVLDKIHELYELMGVPYTLLPLEKFNSYVLVHKMGLSFNQEYELVQLPKESDRLLYMKRHLNSTIAMLSEVNRTKKTIEMNGNFKNFDPLDFEDFNL is encoded by the coding sequence ATGAAACTGGCTCTATTACCACTGCAATCTATATTTTTTCCGGGTGAAACCGTGCCACTACATATTTTTGAAGACCGTTATAAGGAGTTGATCAGAGACTGTAGAAAGGAAGCGGTTACCTTTGGAATTCCCGTGTATATAAATGATAGTATGACTTTTGGAACAGAGGTACAATTGGTAGAGATTGTAAACACCTATGATGATGGTAGCATGGATGTAACCTGTGTTGCGCGCCAAGTTTTCCGCATTCTTAGTTTTGAAACTCAAATGGAAGGAAAGCTATATCCAGGTGGTGAAATTCAATTTTTGGATAGTTTAAACGATGCGGACAAATCCTTAAAAAAAGAAGTGCTGGATAAAATTCATGAACTATACGAGCTCATGGGGGTACCTTATACACTATTACCATTAGAAAAGTTCAATAGTTATGTATTGGTCCACAAAATGGGACTTTCGTTTAATCAAGAATATGAATTGGTGCAATTACCAAAGGAATCTGACCGCCTATTATATATGAAGAGGCATTTAAATTCTACAATAGCCATGTTGAGCGAAGTAAACCGAACTAAGAAGACCATAGAGATGAACGGTAACTTCAAGAATTTTGATCCGTTAGATTTTGAAGATTTTAATCTGTAG